Below is a genomic region from Salvelinus fontinalis isolate EN_2023a chromosome 2, ASM2944872v1, whole genome shotgun sequence.
cccatgccatgattagatagtgaaaaaacacaccaatctctttaaacatttaacaaaacaataaaatctAATTTACAAATGTTTcagaaaatggatatatagcgtttcggaatgaaactcttcttatgtttccccatctgagctcagagtagatgagagatgtaatgtttgtctctgttgtatTGAAGTCCAATCAAGAGgaagagaccagcctcccctgtacccagctgtgtgtctATGAAGAGTGACAGGTCTATGGAGCAACCTCTAAactttagagagggagacttttctactgaacaaaggtaagaagaactcatgggtcatggtgagtgagttaaacaacactgtctcaaGTCATTTCTCAAGTTattccttaaaacttcttaaggctatgGGGTGTTATTcagaagtttggatgactgaggtgtcaaaagtaaactgcctgttactcaggcccagaagctagaaggactttattgaacaaattgaccattcattgtgttcctgggacccttgtgattgcgatcagaggaagatcttcaaaggtaagtgattcatttgatcACTATTTGGGATTTTGTGGCGCCTGTGCTTGTTTGGATAATATGCTGTTGGCCTCAGATAATCGAATgctgtgctttcgccgtaaagactTTTTGAAATCCAACGATACAGTTAGATTGCCAAGATTCTAAGCTAAAGAATCATGTATGAAACTTGTATTattatgaatgtttaatattatccTAAGAGGtttttaacccctaaccctaagtATAACCTATTTTAGccttaacccataaccctaatTCTAGGGTAGGGTGGCCTAAAAAACGTTAAGAAACGATTTTAGTAATAATATTATGTTAGTAAATACAATTTTAATTGTATTCTATTATttctataatttttttatttcacttttatttcattttttaaaatataaaatGTTCTAGTTCTTTTTACCACGTACAACCATAAAATAACCATTTATAGCAAACAATGAAGCTGACATAACCCAAAAACACCAAACACCAGTTAATTGTATTAAAAACTATTTATATAGATAGATGGGTGACAATTATCTGCCAAAGTAACAGCCCTGTAGAGAAatgagagctctccagtaggtaccaaaacattcaaaggccattttctcaaaagtgaggttacaagtttatcaacgttcaaagcagaatgactttcccattgttcctctactgtagtgtataaTATACCATTTTCCAGCTCTGACTGAAACTCTTCTTATGTTTCCCCATCagagctcagagtagatgagagatgtaatgtttgtctctgttgtgttgaagaccaatcaagcaggagagaccagcctcccctgtacccagctgtgtgtccatgaagagtgacaagTCTATGATTCTACCTATAAactttagagagggagacttttctactgaacaaaggtaagaagaactcatgggtcatggtcagtgagttaaacaacactgtctctagtcatttctcctctcttccatttTCCCATTACTTTTTGTTGTTTACATAACCCATAGGCTAATCCTTTTTtccattttcatagtcctaaaacaatattaaacaaacacaacattccctccctgtgtgtgtgtgtgccctctcCATTTTCAGTGGTGCTGATATGCACGTAATGAAGAAAATGAACCAGAAGAAgcttgctgacacactggagaaaagTACGAGCTGTCTGCCTCATGTTGAATGCtgttttataacatttaaaagctgtagctaaagtacagctaaagtagctgtgtaactcaatgatattgtagcagccttaacacaacacctagtgacctcatcaagtagcagcagggatgtgttgtgttgattaatttagagagagagacaacattaataataccatcaataataccaataataatataatcagtcacaccagtctgtaatgcattatgaaaacatttacacatttatacAGTCAGATAAGATAATAAATTATTCAAATTAAAAACTTTATAACAGTCCTACAATACTGTAGACATTAAAACAGACGTAATATTAATATCCTCTGTGTTATTTCTAGATTCAGATGAGCTTGCTGTGATTTGCcaacgtgaactcaaatctaatctaaagaagaagtttcaatgtgtatttgaggggatcgctaaacaaggaaacccaacacttctcaataagatctacacagagctctacatcacagagggtggaacaggagaggtcaataatgaacatgagctgagacagattgagacaacaaccaggaaacaagcaagaccagagactgcaatcaaatgtaacgacatcttcaaacccttaactggacaagacaaacctatcagaactgtgctgacaaagggagtcgctggcattggaaaaacagtctctgtgcagaagttcattctggactgggctgaaggaaaagcaaatcaggatgtccaatttgtattttcattcccttttcgggagctgaatttgatgaaagaggacaaacACACTTTGATTGAGCTTCTCAATCACTTCTCAATGGAAACCAAACAATCAAGAATCTCCAACTACAACAagtacaaagttctgttcatctttgatggtctggatgagtgccgactgcccctagacttccagaagaacaagatctgttgggacgtcacagagtcaacctcagtggatgttctgctgacaaatctcatcaagggaaatctgcttccctctgctctcctttggataactacccgacctgcagcagccaataagatcccttcagggtgtgttgaccaggtgacagaggtacgagggttcaatgacccacagaaggaggagtacttcaggaagagattcagtgatgaggacctggccagcagaatcatctcacacataaagacatcaaggagcctccacatcatgtgccacattccagtcttctgttggatttctgcaacagtccttgaacacatgttgaaacataagagagaagagatgcccaagactctgactgagatgtacacacaccttgtggtgtttcataccaaacagaagaatgaaaagtatcttgggaaagaagagacaggtccacactggaataaagagagcattctgtcactgggaaaactggcttttcaacagcttgtgaagggcaatctgattttctatgaagaagacctgaaggaggctggcattgatgtcaatgaagcctcagtgtactcaggattgtgcacacagctctttaaagaggaatgtgggctgtaccaggacaaggtgtactgctttgtgcatctgagcattcaggagtttctggctgctgtatatgtgttcctctcattcatcaacaaTAATGAGAATCTATTGGACAAACTGCAAACAAAGTCCAGTATCTTTTCTTTGCTGTTTAGAGACAAGTCTGCAGTTACTTTCTAcaagagtgctgtggataaagccttacaaagtgagacaggaaacctggaccttttcctccgcttccttctgggcctctcactggagtccaatcagaagcacttacGAGGCCTACTGACAAAGACAAGAAGCAGCTCACAGAGCCATGAAGAAACAGTGAAGTACATCAAGGAGAAGATCGGGGAGAATCTCTCTCCAGAGAGgagcatcaatctgttccactgtctgaatgaactgaatgaccattctctagtggaggagatccaaagcTACCTGAGATCAGGAAGTCTCTCAGAAGACAAACTgtcacctgcacagtggtcagctctggtctttgtgttgctgacttcagaaaaggagctggatgtgtttgacctgaagaaatactccagatcagaggaaggtcttctgaggctgcttccagtggtcaaagcctccagagcTGCTCTGTGAGTAAATACAATTACATATAAGAACTAATCATCAGGAAGAAATATTCAGTTGAGAAAAATATGTATTATAATATGTATATAATATTACATTGAAAAACATATTGAATAAATGCATTGATTTTCACATTAGTATAACATTACGACCATACAATTCTAGGAGATGGAAgatgaatctatatgttgtttgggagaataaaccaaatgcatctgccattgtccttctacactactggtgttaaattaacagtgtgtttgaagtcatgatgatctctttgtcaggctgtcaggctgtggagtcacagaggaaggctgtgcttttctggtctcagctctgacgtcaaacccctcacacctgagagagctggacctgagtaacaatgacctgaaggattcaggagtgaagctgctctctgctggactggggaatccccactgtaaactggagactctgaggtcagtattcctgtagttggtcaacaagtgataactgttcaccagatccacatgtgtttaccagacacacatagttcacaccatatgtgtttggacagtgaagcttacagttttacatttggtgttatgctccagcattttggatttgagatagaatgtttcatattaggtgacagtacagaatgtcaccttttatttgaggttaatggtgagaggttagtatgttttgttgtggcctctgttattggtaatggtgagaggttagcatgttttgttgtagcctctgttattggtaatggtgagaggttatcatgttttgttgtatcctctgttattggtaatggtgagaggttagcatgttttgttgtagcctctgttattggtaatggtgagaggttagcatgttttgttgtagcctctgttattggtaatggtgagaggttagcatgttttgttgtagccaaatgctggagtatagagccacatttaaaatgttaggttcactgtcaaaatagatatggtgtggactgtatactcaatacaatctaaatctgatacctcactgtctgtcttttgactgatactgctttttatactggtctggtcagtctactcaaatattCATACTATACATTTATTTCTCTACAATTAATAGTTTGATCATTGGTAATAATTATACATTCATTAATTTACAAATTGATATTgcaggtttcaggacactgatgtatctgaatatgttgaaaaaatatactgccactattttcaccaccaaataatatcagtgtgattttagtatgatttgactctttgcaggctgtcagactgtctagtcacagaggaaggctgtgcttctctggtctcagctctgacgtcaaacccctcacacctgagagagctggatctgagtaacaatgacctgaaggattcaggagtgaagctgctctctgctgtactggggaatccccactgtaaactggagactctgaggtcagtattcctgtagttggtcaacaagtgataactgttcaccagatccacatgtgtttaccagacacacatagtccacaacatatgtgtttggacagtgaagcttacagttttaaaTGTGGCTCTATTCTCCAGCATTTAGGATTTGAGATATaatgtttcatattaggtgacaggacagaatgtcaccttttatttgagagtattcatacatatatattttactgtttagaaatgaaagcacttcatATATGTAGTTCTCCCATTTTTCCTCTCTACAAGTAATATTATGATATTTTATAATAATGACACATTCATTAATTTATGAACAGATATGGTaggtttcaggacactgatgtTTTTGAATATGCTGAATGCCACTATTGTCACCACCAAAGATtatcagtgtgattttaatatgatttgactctttgcaggctgtcaggctgtctagtcacagaggaaggctgtgcttctctggtctcagctctgaggtcaaacccctcacacctcagagagctggacctgagctacaatcacccaggagactcaggagtcagactgctctctactggactggaggatccacactgcagactggagaaactcaagtgtgtagagggtttatgtcgatgttcatatcagacatgtttgacttatcaGGCTAGTTGAGACAAACATTCTTACCAACAGTTGAACaaagttgtgtgtttgtgtgtgtgtgtgtgtgtgtgtgtgtgtgtgtgtgtgtgtttgtgtgcgtgtgtgtgtgtgagttcaggtgtatcactcaatgactgtctgttcttctgcttaccgctacagtgtggaacatggtggagagaacagaatgaaacctgggcttagaaaatgtgagtgttgactgctgtgaagaatatgactaagaataagtcttaattcaagttaagtcaaagtcaataaccaccatcattacttacttggtcatattaaatatcagctgtagttctacagaagcagaaatcagggacaccaacgtttacaaagagttgctttgacaatgtgtgtgtgtgtgtgtgtgtgtgtgtgtgtgtgtgtaattaatgtgaataagtgtgttttatattaccatacagtataacatatgatcattcaacaagtctcaagttaccttaacttctccttttgatacctagaaacatctacattaaattAATTAGTGAGAAGTGagttaacattctaatgtgaatgatgatgatttctaatattgtgtctggtttcatccatcagatgtctgtgatctcacactggacctaaacacagtaaacagacacctctctctgtctgaggagaacagaaaggtgacatgtaggagagagaagcagccgtatcctgatcacccagagagatttgaggGCTGGGgacaggtgctgtgtagagagggtctgactgggcgctgttactgggaAGTAGAGTGGAGTGGAAGAGGGGCTGatataggagtgacatataaaggaatcagcaggaGAGGAATGGTTAATGACTGTTGTCTTGGATacaatgacaagtcctggagtctgATCTGCTCTGACAACAGTTACATTGCCTGGCACAATAATAATGACACTAACATAGacgtcccctcctccagctcccacagagtaggagtgtatctggactggccagccggcactctgtccttctatagagcctcctctgacacactgacccacctgatcacatt
It encodes:
- the LOC129868412 gene encoding NLR family CARD domain-containing protein 3-like produces the protein MKSDRSMEQPLNFREGDFSTEQRPIKQERPASPVPSCVSMKSDKSMILPINFREGDFSTEQSGADMHVMKKMNQKKLADTLEKNSDELAVICQRELKSNLKKKFQCVFEGIAKQGNPTLLNKIYTELYITEGGTGEVNNEHELRQIETTTRKQARPETAIKCNDIFKPLTGQDKPIRTVLTKGVAGIGKTVSVQKFILDWAEGKANQDVQFVFSFPFRELNLMKEDKHTLIELLNHFSMETKQSRISNYNKYKVLFIFDGLDECRLPLDFQKNKICWDVTESTSVDVLLTNLIKGNLLPSALLWITTRPAAANKIPSGCVDQVTEVRGFNDPQKEEYFRKRFSDEDLASRIISHIKTSRSLHIMCHIPVFCWISATVLEHMLKHKREEMPKTLTEMYTHLVVFHTKQKNEKYLGKEETGPHWNKESILSLGKLAFQQLVKGNLIFYEEDLKEAGIDVNEASVYSGLCTQLFKEECGLYQDKVYCFVHLSIQEFLAAVYVFLSFINNNENLLDKLQTKSSIFSLLFRDKSAVTFYKSAVDKALQSETGNLDLFLRFLLGLSLESNQKHLRGLLTKTRSSSQSHEETVKYIKEKIGENLSPERSINLFHCLNELNDHSLVEEIQSYLRSGSLSEDKLSPAQWSALVFVLLTSEKELDVFDLKKYSRSEEGLLRLLPVVKASRAALLSGCGVTEEGCAFLVSALTSNPSHLRELDLSNNDLKDSGVKLLSAGLGNPHCKLETLRLSDCLVTEEGCASLVSALTSNPSHLRELDLSNNDLKDSGVKLLSAVLGNPHCKLETLRLSGCLVTEEGCASLVSALRSNPSHLRELDLSYNHPGDSGVRLLSTGLEDPHCRLEKLNVEHGGENRMKPGLRKYVCDLTLDLNTVNRHLSLSEENRKVTCRREKQPYPDHPERFEGWGQVLCREGLTGRCYWEVEWSGRGADIGVTYKGISRRGMVNDCCLGYNDKSWSLICSDNSYIAWHNNNDTNIDVPSSSSHRVGVYLDWPAGTLSFYRASSDTLTHLITFTSTFTEPLYPGFGVDVDSSVSLK